The window GAGTCAAGCAGGGGACGTGGATGCATTCCAGCAGCTTGTCTCCCGCTATCACCAGAAGGTATTCACGGTGATCTTAGGCCTGCTCCGTGATCGTGAAGATGCCATGGAGGTTGCACAGGAGGCTTTCTTTCGCGCCTTCCGCAAGATCAAGGGTTTTCAGGGCGGCTCTTCATTTTACACCTGGATTTACAGGATAGCCGTCAATATCGCGATCGACGCCCAGCGGCGCCAAAAAAGGAACCCCTTGGACTTTCGTGAGACCATGGACGAGGCTTTCGAACAGCAGCAGGAGGTAGCCAAGGATCCTTTTTCGGACGTTCATGACAAGGAGCTACGGACTAAGCTCGTTTCGGCGATTAATGATTTGACACCGGAACACAAAGCCGTCATCGTATTGAGGACCGTCGAAGGACTCTCCTACA is drawn from Deltaproteobacteria bacterium and contains these coding sequences:
- a CDS encoding sigma-70 family RNA polymerase sigma factor, which codes for MELTDWELVQRSQAGDVDAFQQLVSRYHQKVFTVILGLLRDREDAMEVAQEAFFRAFRKIKGFQGGSSFYTWIYRIAVNIAIDAQRRQKRNPLDFRETMDEAFEQQQEVAKDPFSDVHDKELRTKLVSAINDLTPEHKAVIVLRTVEGLSYKDIGEILGCSEGTVMSRLHYARKKLQDKLSAFL